Proteins encoded together in one Olsenella timonensis window:
- a CDS encoding PTS sugar transporter subunit IIA — translation MEENMRREIVLASHGHLAEGLLDTLTMILGELPHPTRALCLLPGESPDLLARELEHEVREHPETRFIILVDLFGASVFTSLCRLSPLDNAVIVAGMNVSLALAALTEEDASSERSLSRWGMAGIRGCREALQAEANDRNDF, via the coding sequence ATGGAGGAGAACATGAGAAGAGAGATTGTACTTGCCTCTCATGGGCACCTGGCAGAGGGCCTGCTCGACACCCTCACGATGATTCTAGGTGAGCTGCCGCACCCCACGCGCGCTCTCTGCCTGCTTCCCGGCGAGAGCCCCGACTTGCTCGCACGGGAGCTTGAACACGAGGTGAGGGAGCATCCCGAAACGCGCTTCATTATCCTCGTCGACTTGTTCGGTGCGAGCGTCTTCACTTCCCTGTGCCGTCTCTCCCCGCTCGACAACGCCGTAATCGTGGCGGGGATGAACGTGTCGCTCGCCCTTGCGGCCCTAACTGAGGAGGACGCCTCGAGCGAGCGCTCGCTCTCGCGTTGGGGCATGGCAGGTATCAGGGGGTGTCGCGAGGCACTCCAGG